GCGTTTCACCGCCAGCGATGCCATGATCGGCCTGATCCTGGCACTAATCAGTCTGGCTACCGGTCTGGCAACACTGGCAGGCCCGTACCTGGCAAAGCGGGTAGGCAGGATGTCCGGGGTGGTACTCACACAAGCGCTGGCGATACCGTGCCTGATCGCGCTGGCCTTCGCACCATCGCTACCGGTGGCCGCAGCAATAGCGATGGTGCGTGGCATGTTGATGAATATGGCAACGCCACTGTTTGATGCACAGGCGCTCGCCCAGGCCCCGGCCCATCACCACCCCACCATCATCGGCATGATCCGGGCAGCAGCGACAGTTGGCTACATTGCCGGCCCGACGATAAGCGCCGAATTGCAAAGCAGCGCCGGGTTTGCTCCTATTTTCCTCATTGCCGCGCTCTGTTACACGGCGGCGGTGGTAGTTAATGCTGTCATCTTCGTGATCGGGAAGAGTAAGCAGGCGACCTTGTGATGCACAAGGTGATCGTGGGGAGAGGGAGGGTTGGCGTGCCTGTGCCTCTCACACCGTTCTACGCATCACCTGTTACCGGCACCACAGTGACACCAATCACCTTTGACGATCCTCTTAACGTGATACTGGGATCGTTAGTGTTGGCTTGAGACCTTAACCTTTGGGAGATGAGATATGTGAGGTATTACTTCCCGCGAACAAACGCCTGTACCAGGGCTTCAATCGCTCCAGGACGTGGCGTCAGTGCGTAAGGATCACCCTCGATCAGACCCTCAAACACACCATCCGCGTCCAACGCAAAGCGTTCAACACTTGCCAGGTTGACATCCCGCAATGACCAGACCAGCCCCAGGAGATCGTCTGCACTGAGATCGGTTCGGATGTGCGGACGTAGAGCAGTGGTAACGTGTGCAGCCAGCTCGACCTGGCGAACGGGGTCTTGTTCGCGAATCCGTCGGGCAATCGCCAGCAAAATCATCTGCTGGCGCGCCTCACGGGCATAAGCGCTATCAGCGTGGCGTGTCCGGCTCAAAATCAACGCCTGAGCACCATCAAGCCACTGCTTTCCTGCCGGAAAGTAAACCGATGTCACGCCATAATCCATCGTGGGATACAGGGGGTCATAGATTGGTTGCGCCAGCTCAACTTCGATGCCACCGATTGCATCAACCGCGGCCATAAAACCGGTAAAGTCGGCCCATACGACGTGATCGATGGGTAATCCAAGAAGCTGAGAAACAGTGCGCCTGGCCAACTCAGCACCGCCAATGGCCGGATTTTGCTCGCCGTACACGGTGGCACTGTTGATCCGCCCGTACCCGTAGCCGGGAATCGCAACGATCAGATCGCGCGGCAACGAGAGCAAAGCCACCCGGCGCGTCGCCATCTCGATCCGTACCACCATGATGGCATCGGCACGGGTTGCCCATCCTTCACCGGGACGCCGATCACTCCCCAACAGCAGGATATGGATCACGTCACTCGATGGCAGATTGACCCCCACTGTTGGCATCAAGGTCGGCACCGGCATCCGCCCATCAATCCCCGGCAAGCGGATCGGCGTTGCTGAAGCAGCAATAGTTACGTCACGCACAATGGATGTTGGTGTGATCGCCGGCGTAATGGCAGCCGACACTGCGGTCGGAACGACTGACGTCGGTTGGATAACATTCAACGGCTGTGGTGATGAGAGAGGGGTAAATGCTACCACCGACATCGCCGGCGTCGGTGTGGCTACCACTGTCGGCAACCGCATCGCTTCCAGATTCTGCCGGATAGTCATCGCTGCCCAAACCACCCGGCCGGTCTGGAAGCCTAACCAGCCGGCGAAGAGTGCCAGGAGTGCAATCAGCACATACCGTAACCAGGGGCGTTGCGATGGTGATTGCTCAGAAACAACCGGTTGAGTCAGTAAGTTTAGTAAGAGATCGTGGTCAGTCTGATCATGCAGAGTACGACAGGCAGAACAATGATCAAGGTGAGCTTTCAAGCGTAATCGGGTGCTCGAAGCAGTGCCGGGACGAATACCGGCTGCCAGGAGCGCACGTGCTTCACTGCATGTCATACGTAAGTCACTTGATCACCGATTGGCAATGTTCGGTAATCACTATTGGCAAGGAGACCACATTGTTAGCGGCTATATTTGATCAATAAAACCTTTTTACAATTTGTACTACCCAGTATACCATTTTGCCTGTTCATCTGCTATGATAAAGAACGTGGCACTCACTGCCTTTTACCAAAACAGGAGTATCAATATGCACCTCTCCCGGCGGCTATGGTGGATCGGCCTACTGGTCGCAATGCTTGGTCTGATCGCCCCGGCCACTGCTGCACCCATCCGTAACAACATCATAGACGTGGATCAGTTCGGTGACGAATCTGACCTCCCACCCAACCTGCTCAGTGACGAAGAGATTGAACGCATTGATCGGTTGCAGAACGATGCCACCACCCCGCTCGCCATTAGTGACGTCAGCCCTGACGATGGCGCCGTCCTGATCAGTTCAGCAAACCAGTTTGGGTTTCTCGATATCGAAACCGGTGATACGGTGCCGGTGGATGCGGCAGTGTTTGACTTCTTTGTTCCCCTGCCCTTCCTGGGCTTTGGACAGTTTAGCTGGCAAGACGAACGTACCCTCGGTGTATTGGCAGTCAACTTTTTCGCGGTCGGTAACGAGGATGCTTTTGTCACACTCTCTATTGACCGGTATACTGGTGAAGTGTTTGCTACCGCGGTTGGTATTCCCGATGAAAACATCGGGATTGTCTCGGTTGCCCCTAACCTTACCAGTTGGCTGATTGTGCGCGAGCCGCCGGAGGCAGAGGAAGTTGAGGCGGAGGGATTCACCATTCGGCATACCCTTGGGCTGCCTTCCACAGTTGCGGCACGGGTCAACCGGATCGAATTGCCTGCCCGTTTACAACGACGGGTTGATCTCCTGCGGCAACAACGGCCTGATCTTGTCAGTCGGCTGCTCTTCCAGCAACAGCAAGATGGAAATACCGTCGAAGCGACGCGCGCACCTTACGACCTCTTCCTGTACGATGCTACGACCGGCGAGGAACGGTATGTTACCAGTATTCCATACGCCTCTGGCTTGCTCAACGAAACCTGGACGAGCGATTCGGCGTATCTGGCAGTCTCGTTTTTCGGTGTGCCTGATGCTGAGGGGCGTAGCTTCTACAACGGCTCACTCTTTTCTGAAGAGATCTATCGCGATGTGACCGGTAACCTGCCACCAGGCCAGAATCCGGTCATCCAGAACAACAATACGTATGTGATCGATTTCGCCAGTGGGCAGACACAGGTGATTCGACCCGATCCCGCTCTCGGTGCTCCTATTCTTGAAGCGCACGATTGGGCGCCGGGCGGCCAGTCACTGCTGATCAAGGCCCACCATCCGGCCTACCTCCAGGGGCGAACCCACCCTGTCTACTATCCACGGTTCTCCTCGCGTACCAGTTTCCGCTTCTACGACCGGGGCAGTGATGGCCAATTCCGCCAGACCGGAACGTTCGAGCATCCGATGCTCTCTGGTGGTGATGTTGCCTTTGCGTTCAGCATTGCCGATTTTGTCAGTCCCGATGAAATCATCGTGCGTGGTGTAGTAGGTAGCAATCGCCATCCCTACTACTACAACCGCGTTTCAGGCGAATTGCGCAATCTGGCCGACCGTGCCGGTGCCTATTACAACGTTGTGTCAACCAGCAGCAGTACACGCCAGATCGTCTTCACCCACACCTCTTACACCAGTCCACCGGACATCTACCGTCTACGTTGGGATGGAACGGCACTGGCTCGTCTGACCTGGGAGAATGAAGAGTTGCGGGTGGAAGCCAATTTACGACAAGACCCGGTGACCTTCACCCTCCGGAACGGTCAGGTGCGGGTAGGAACGCTGATCCAATCGGCAGATGCGCCCTTCCCACCACGCGATGTGCGCCTGATCGTCTGGCAAGAGGGCGGGCCAAACGTGCCAATGATCAATCAGTGGCAGGCCAACGTTGAGAACCCGTATGCACTCTTGCCCTCATTTGGCTTTGCGTTGCTGATTACACCGGTGGCCGGTCGCCACGGCTACACGCCGGCTGTTTACAACTCACTGGTGGATCGGGGTAATTTCGGCCAGATCGATATCGATGAGCAGGCCGAGATCGTTCGCCAGGCAATTGCGCGGGGCTGGACATCAGCCGGCAAGATCGGGATTACAGGATGCTCGTATGGTGGCTATTTCGTCTTGCAGAGCATTGTGCGGTATCCCGATCTCTACGCTGCCGCCAACCCACAATGTGCGTTCATTGACCTGATCAGTGATTGGGCATTAGGCAGTGGCCCGCTGGTGCCGTACATGGAAGGTTTACCCCCGTACAAAGCCATCAGTGAGTACGTCAAGGACTCGCCGAGCTACGGTGCTGATCGGGTGAAGGCAGCAGTGCTCACCTTCCACGGCACCGATGACTTCCTGCCGATTGTCCAGAACGAGAACTTCCATTTACAACTGGTCAACCGTGGGGTACCGGCTCGAATGGTACGGTTCATCTTTGAAGGTCACGGGTTGTCGATGGCAGAAAACCAGCTCTACGCCGCACAGGAACAGATCTCCTGGTTCCGTACCCATCTTAAGTAGGTGCTTGCAGGTAGCATAGACAGGGGCAGATCGCTCCTGCCCCTGTCCATGCTTATCCGGTTGTGACGAGAGGTCTGTATTAGTTGTAGTAGAACAATGCGCCGACCATTTTATTACCGTTTGAGTGAAGGGATGCGGATCAGTGTGCGTCCCCAATACCTACCGGGGCACTCATTCCCGCCACTACAACGCTTCGTCTTCGCCTACGATGTACGAATTGAAAATATTAGCCGACGAACAGCGCAGTTGATGAGTCGGCGCTGGCTCATTTACGACTCGATTGGTGAGGAACTGGAAGTTGTTGGTGATGGAGTGGTTGGGTTACAGCCGGTGCTCGGCCCCGGCGATGTCCACGAATACCAGAGCTACTGTGTGCTCAAGTCGCCACGCGGCTGGATGGAGGGAGAGTACTTTTTTCGCACCCTCGATAACACGACGTTCGCCGCCATCATTCCGCGTTTCGACCTGATCGCCGATGCGGAGATGATCGATGATGAGGAGAGATTATGAACGAGATCGTCTCCGCTCGCGCCGATAGGTCGTAATGAATACGACGGCGAGGAGAGGCAACAACCATGGCCAATCGCGACGTTCTTCGCGCAGGAGCCGCCAGGTAGCGCGAAGCTGGATTAACCAGGGAAAGCGGGCCAGTTGTACCTCAAGAATTGCCAGGAGCCGGCGCTGCCACTCCGGTGTCTGATCGGTCGTCATAGGTGCTGGTTTCCTTCCCCATCCTGGCAGTGACAGTCGCCATCCCCTTGCAGCATTCTTAGCGTTTGTCGAAGGTTTTGGCTTCACCATCGCTACCATATTTTCAGGCTTTATCCCGTCAGTGTCTGTGTTTCCTCTTGCGTGCACAACCCAAACAATCTGACGATAGGTGTGCTGCTGTCTGTCATTATAAACGAGGACGGCACACAGCGTACTTTACAACCTTTCCCCTTTGCGGCAGCACCGGTTAGAGGTGAGGTGTACGGCAAACGCGGAAGCGTGGCTTCCGCACTCCAAACCGGGCGCTACAGGCAAGCCTGCCTGAAACCAAAATCCCCTCGATGTGTGATCACACGGCGTGCACAGCGAGAACGCTGTTGCCGCATGTCTGTGATCAAGTGCAGTGCCGGTGTGATCGCGTGGATAGAACCTGTTTCAAAAAACATCTCCTATGAGAGTATCTCATTCGTTGCCGAGCGATTCCATGATCGTAACGAGCACACCCGGCATTCGCGTGACCAGCCGGGTCAACGACCTGACACGTGCCAGATCGTGAGCACGGCTGGCGCGGCAGCATGGCTGCCGCACGCCAAACTTCGCGACACGCGGATGATGAGCGAGCAAGGCAACCAATCCAGCGCGTGATAGCACCACAGATGGTTGTTAGAGCGCGACAGTACAGCGTTTTATGAAACAAGTTCTAGTGTGCTATGAACCCTACCACACCAGCCCGTTCTGTTGGCGTCCGTTGTCGAAACAGGTTTTCCAGGCGATAAAACACCTTGCGGCAGCCCGGCTGCCGCAAGGTGTCTGTACCATCTAGCCGGCTATCAGGCAAGATAGCGTGTCCGCTTTGAGACTACCCCTCGAAGAACTTGCGATTCTTCTCAATATAGCTCTTCCACTGCTCCGGCACCGAATCATCGGCGAAAATCGCCTCGACCGGGCACTCTGGCTCGCAGGCACCACAGTCAATGCACTCGTCGGGATTGATGTAGTACTGATCATCACCCTCGTAGATGCAATCAACCGGGCAGACGGCAACGCACGATGCATCCTTGGTTCCGATACACGGCTCAGCGATAATGTACGGCACTGATGTCTCCTTCCTGTATCTGTGTCAGCGGTTACACAATGGTTGTTTGGTTTCAGACTACTACAGGAAGGAGGTGTCTGTCTACCACTTTTGTACCACTTCGCCACAACGTTGTGGACGCACGCGCAATGTACGTTCGGGATGGTAGCTGACCAGACCAATCGGCCCACCGGGGATTTTACGGACTGCCCGTCGGCGACAGAGATCGACTTCTACCGCCGTATCATCACGCGCCTGACTGTAATACGCTGCCAGAGCGGCTGCTTCATAGATAGTTTGTTCAGGCGGATGATCGGCCCGAATAATCACGTGAGCACCGTGAATATTGCGGGCGTGCAACCACCAGTCGGTTGGGCGAGCAATCCGAAAGGTGACTTCTTCATTCTGGCGTGCGGTACGCCCAACGTAGATCGGTAGGCCATCACTTGAACGGATCAGGAGTGGACGCGACCGCACGGGTGGGCGACGGGTGGCTGAGGAACGCAGATAGCCGGCCTCTTCAGCCTCGGCGGCAATCTGATCGATCTGGTTTGAGTCATCGGCTACCGCTGCCAGGGCAATGAACTGGTCGATACCGGCCAGGCGTTGTTCAATCTCAGCGAGGCGTTCGGGCAAGATAGCACGTGCGCTCTTGGCTTTCTCATACGCCCTGAATCGCTCTTGGGCCTGTTCGACCGGCGAGCGTTTGGGGTCAAGCGCAATCCGTTCCCCCTCTACCACCAGCTCAGTAGCCTGGGGTGGCAACTGGTGAAGAAAGGCAAAGATCATCTCACCCTCCCAGCGCAGGCGATCAAGTTCGGCGGTACGCGCCAGCTCGGCAGCGATTTGATCACGTTGCCGTTCGATATGCTCACGGCTGGCACGCAAACGGTTCAGCAAATCGGCCCGACGCTGATCACGGCCCAGGGGCTGCTGACGGGCAGTGTAAAAGGCTTCCAGCGCCGCACTCATCCCTGGCATGACAGTGATAGTCGCACCATCGCCGGCGAGATGCGATGGATAATACGGCGCAAAAGCCACAGGACCCTGCTCGTTCCTAACCAGATGGGGGGCGGGTGGTTCGGCGAATATCTCACGCAACCGGGCAGCAATGGTGTATGCCGGTAATGCCAGCCCGGCTTGGGGGATGGAGCCACAGGCTCGCGTCAACACCTCACGGGCGATCTGGGGTGACACACCACGATAGGCGTTGACTAACGCTTTTACCGGTTCACCCTTGCCCAGCAGGTGCTCGATCTCGGCTGCACTTGCCCGGAGAGGGTCACGTTTATCTGGTGGTGGAGGCAATTCGTACACCCGGCGGGGCAAGACAACCCGACTGCTCATACGGGGAGAAACCCGCTTGATCGCGTCGAGAATAATGTTATTATCATCAACTAAGATGATGTTGCTGCGCCGATCTTGCGGCTCAACGATGAGATCGCAATGCAACAGATGATCGGCATCAGCCGTCAGATCGTCATCATTGTCATCGTCAGCGATCAGCTCATCGGGATCAAAGGTCTGTTTGCGTGACTCCGTTGGTTTCGTTATACTGAGCACAACAACTCGCTCGTAGGGAGGTTGTTCGATATTAACAATCCGCCCACCGAGCACATATTTTCGCAGCAACAGCAAAAAGGGCGTTTCGCCGTCAACGCCGCGGGTTGGGCGCTGACTGATCAGGTGAATACGGGCCATTTGCGCATCGGCGGAGGCGAGCAGGTAGTGGCGCCGACCCTGTCGATACACTTCCAGTCCAATCGCCAGCGGCCCAACCAGGACAACGCGCTGGATGCGACCATCGAGCACCGTTGCGCGCAATTCTTCCACGACGGCAGTCAAAGTCAGGGCATCAAAGTACATATAACCACAAGTAATACGAGAACCGACACCTTTGGCAGGATACCACAATCGGGTACAGGCATGGAACCATTTCTCAATCCGATTTTACAGGGCAAACCACCACAGCCACTGCTCGTCGTCATTTCAGGGCCATCGGGTGTGGGCAAAGACTCGGTCTTGATGCGCATGCGCGAGCTAGGCTTTCCGTTTCACTTTGTCGTCACGGCGAACAGTCGACCGCAGCGACCGGGCGAGATTGACGGTGTTGACTACCATTTTGTCACGACCGAGCGTTTTCGCGAGATGATCGAGAACGATGAACTGCTGGAGTGGGCCGAGGTCTACGGCCAGTATAAAGGGATTCCCAAATTCGAGATTCGGCAGGCAATGGCCAGTGGTCGCGATGTTATTCTACGAATTAACGTTGATGGTGCAGCAACAATTAAGCGGTTGGCTCCCGAAGCCGTCTTTATTTTTCTGGCGCCGGCTTCGCTCGACGAGCTACGCCACCGGCTCTTGCTCCGCCGAACCGAGTCGCCGGCGGAAGTGGAACGGCGGTTAGCCATGGTTGCCGATGAATTGGCCCAGTTACCCAATTTCGATTACGTCGTTATCAATCACGCCGACCGACTTGACGAAGCGGTTGGTCAGATCCGTGCCATTATTAGCGCTGAAAAGGCGCGCGTGTACCCGCGTCGAATTTCCCTCTAGCTTTTTGAACCGGGGAGTACTACAATGAGTATTCAAGAGCGCTTAACGAATGATTTGAAAGAGGCAATGCGTGCCGGCGACAAGGTTCGCGTAAATGCGATCCGGGCAGCGCGTGCAGCCCTACAAGCTGCACAGCTCGATGCCGCCAAGCAGCGGTTCGATGCGGCTGTGGCCGAGATTGAAGCCCGTCACGCTGGTGATCCGGCAGCCATTGAAGCGGCCAAGGCTAATCTCGCCATAGACAGTCATGCGGCCCTCAGTGATGCCGAGCAGGAAGCAGTCATTGCCCGCGAGATCAAGCGTCGGCGTGATGCCGCCGAGATTTATCACAAGGCTGGCCGTAGCGATCTGGCCGCTGCTGAAGAGGCGGAAATTGCCATTCTGAGTGAATATCTACCCAAAATGCTCAGCCCTGAGGAATTACGGCCACTGGTAGCAGCGGTGATTGCCGAATTGGGAGTAAGTGGCCCAGCAGCAATGGGCAAAGTGATGCCTGTTCTGCTCGAACGCTTCAAAGGTCAGGCCGAAAACCGTACAATCAGCCAGGTTGCGCGAGAACTCCTGAGTTCGGCGTAACCCACCCATGTACGAGACGCCTATGAAAGCCATTTCACACCACCGGCTATCACGCTGGTTTGTTCGTCCACAGTGGTTATGGCTGTCGCGCAACCAGTTACGACAACTGCTGGCGGCACTTTTGTTGTGGACTGGCATCTGGTTCGTATTGACCTTTCGGTTGCCTGGTGCCGATGGCTTGCAGGTGGGTCAACCCAGCCCGCTGAGCATCACGGCACCAGAAGAGGTAACCTTCACCAGCGACGTGCTGACGGCAGAACGCCGTACTCAGGCGGCAAATAATCCTGACAACCTGGTTTATTTTAATGACCCGAAGATACCGATTGACCAACGACGCAATCTGTTCACCTTGCTGGAAACCATTGGCCGTCTGCGTAACGATCCGACGCTAGATGAAGCCGGTCGGCTGCGAGCGTTGAGTAATCTGCCCAGTGCCGATGTACAACTCAACACCGACCAGGCACGCCTGATCCTTGCCCTCGATGATGAAGAATGGTCGTTGCTACGCACAACCATTCTAAACCTTTATGATCGGGCAATTGAACGGTACGATTACGCAATCGATGAGCGAGCACTCAGCCAACTGCGCGATCGCTGGTTGAGTTTCTGGCTGGCAACAACCTCGCTCGATACCGCGCAACGGGAACTCGCGCAACAGATCACCTCGGCCTTTCTGCGCGTCAATCGGACATTAGACAATACAGCTACCGAAGAACGGCGGGCGAAGGCGATGGCCCAGGTCGAACCGGTTGAAGTAAAGGTGCTGGCCGGCGAGATGATTATCCGCGCAGGCGAGATCGTAACGCCGGCCCACATTGAGAAATTACAGGCAACCGGAGCAATGCCGCGCCCGCTGGGTTGGTCTGAACTGCTTGGGTACGGCTTACTGGCGGCGATCCTGACCGCAGGTATCAGTGGCTATCTCCACGTATTCCAGCCTAAACTGATGACCCATCCACGCGCACTTACCACCTTAATGTTCAGTATTGTAGTGACGCTGCTCCTGGCACGTCTCACCTTGCTGGTCTACAATGAACGACCCATCTTCTTCCCGCTGGCAGTGCTGGCAGTCGTTACTACGATTGTATTTACAGGTCAGATCGGCTTTGCCGTTAGCCTGCTGGCAGCGGTAGTGATTAGCGTGATGGAAGGGAATGATCTGACGCTGGCCGCAACCCTGTTTGCCAGTTGCACCAGTGCGATCCTGCTGACACGTCAGGCTGATCGGCTCCGTTCGTTTTTAATCGCCGGTTTCGGAGTTACGGCGACAATTACGATCCTGGAGACAACCTTCTGGCTAAGCCAGCAGGCCATCTTTACCCTTTCGGGCTTCAGTGGCTGGATCGCAACCACAGTGTTATCGGCACTTGCCAATGGTGGATTGACAACCATTCTCACCTTTGGCCTCTTTAATGTGGTTGGCCGACTGGCCGGTCAGGTAACGGCATTGCAGTTGATGGAACTGGCCCATCCATCACAACCACTCTTACGTAAACTGATTCGGGAAGCTCCGGGCACCTATTACCATAGCGTTGCGGTGGGTAATCTGGCCGAGGCCGCTGCCGAAGCTATCGGCGCCGATGCGCTCTTACTGCGGGTTGCGGCGTATTACCACGACATCGGCAAAACGATACGACCGGCATTTTTTACCGATAATCAAATGGGGCGTGAGAACGTCCATGATGATCTCGATCCGTACATCAGTGCCCAAATCATCATCGACCATGTACGTGAGGGGATCAAAATGGCGCGAGCTGCCCATCTTCCAGAGCAGATTATCGACTTTATCGCTACCCATCATGGAACCGGCCTGGTGCGCCATTTCTACCAACTCGCCTTACAACGTTACGACCACGTTGATGAGCGTGATTTTCGTTATCCCGGCCCACGTCCCCAAACCCGCGAACAGGCTATCCTGATGCTGGCCGACTCGGTTGAAGCGACGGTACGGGCCAAAGCCCAACACGGCAAACTCATCGCAAAGCGCAATGGCGACACGAGTGAACGAACAACGCCTGGCGCGGTAACGCTCGATGAGCTGGTGCAATCCATCATCGATGCGCGCGTTCGTGAAGGCGAACTCAACGATGCTCCGCTGACGATGCGCGAACTAGGGCAGATTAAAACCGTCTTTGTGAATAATCTCCAATCCATCTACCATCCCAGAGTGGATTATGCGCCATCGCTCGTGCGAACCTGAAGGAGTAGAGTTGTGATGTACACTGCCGACAGCCCAATTCTTGGCCCGCAAACCGCGGCAATGGATCAGATGAGCCGTTATATCCTCAGTCGTCCACACGGTGAGTATACCGAAAAGGATATTGCCGATGTGATTATTCCGGCGTATCTCCGGGTCTGTATCCCGGTCGGGGTTGATCCGGTGCTGGCAGTGGCCCAGATGATCCATGAGACCGGCAACCTTACCAGTTTCTGGAGCCAGCGCCCCCAACGGAATCCGGCGGGAATTGGGGTAACCGGGCAGTGGCAACTTCATCAGCCGACCGATCTGCGCGGGTGGGCGTATAATACCCAACGTCAGCGTTGGGAAGCCGGGGTAAGTTTTGCGACCTGGGCGGATGATGCGATTCCGGCCCATATTGGTCGTCTACTGGCTTATGCTCTGCCTGAAGGAAGTGAAACCCCACCGCAGCGGGAACTCATTGCCAAAGCGCTCAGCTACCGGCCATTCCCACGGGCGTTTCGCGGGAGCGCCCAAACCATCAAACAACTGGGTCGCGCCCACAATCCACTTGGTGCCCAGGGGGCCGGTTGGGCCAGTCCTGGCCATACCTACGGTGAGGCGATTGCGCGCCTGGCCAATCAAATTCTGGCTGTACCGCTGGAATGAAACCGAGAGGTATGCTGCGTTCTGGTATGGTTCGAGAAAACGCGAAAGTTCTTTGGTGCGGAAGCACTGCAACCCATTGATGTATACAATTACCTGCGAAGATATACCACATGCATCGTCAATCCATCACCCGTTCAAGCCATAGGAGGAAGACTGGTATCATTAGAGCAGCTATTTGACTTGTCACTAAAGCCCGGCAATATGTTATACTACGGCCAGCACCTGCATACAATTCCACTACGGTGACAGGAACTCGTTCCTATGAACAACACATTCGTCGCAATTGCCGATGCACTACGAGCACATCTTCCGTCGCTTCCCCCAGCCGAACGTCCATTGCTCGTCGCATTAGCCGATGCGTTGAGTACCGGTGATCCCTCGCACCTGTTGACTCTGCTGCGTAACGGCGGATCGATCAGTGCCGGTTTCAACCGCCTTGATGCAGTCCGTCGCCAGGCAACCGGCTTACTGGCCGATAACCCGGCAGCAGCGGGGCCAATTGCCGACATTGTGGCCGAGGCGCAACGAGTGTTAATCGCGGAAGAAGAGACGATGCTGCGACGCGAGCATATGCTCAATCAGCGCCTTGAACAGAGTTTTCTGACCTCACCGCTGGCAACGCTCGAAGCTAATGAGTACGGTATCATTACCCGCTGGAATTCGGCTGCCGAACGTATTTTTGGCTGGAGTGCAGCCGAAGCGGTTGGCAAAAATGCTATTGAACTGCTGGTCCCGAACATTGCCCGCGAACACGTCGAAGCGATTGTCCAGGCTCTCCTGAGTGGTCAGGCAAAGAATAGCCGCAATGAAAACATCACGAAAGATGGCCGCATTATCATTTGTCAGTGGTACAACGCGGTTTTGTACCATCCTGATGGAAGAGTTGCCGGCTGGTTGTCGCAGACCGAAGATATTACCGAACAGATTCGTGCCGAAGAAGCCCTGCGCGAGAATCAACGCCGCCTCGATAGGTTAATGCGTAATTTGCCCGGCATTGCATATCGATCCCGCAAGGATGGGCGCTGGACGGCTGAGTTTATGAGTGAAGGGGCGCTTGAGGTTACTGGTTATCCGGCCAGCGATTTTATGCCGGACGGTGATCAACCGCTGCGCCGTTATTTTGGTGATCTCATCCTGCCTGAAGACCGCGAGGCAGTGAAGGAGAGTGTGCAGACGGCAATTGCTCAGC
This genomic window from Chloroflexus aurantiacus J-10-fl contains:
- a CDS encoding LCP family protein, which codes for MTCSEARALLAAGIRPGTASSTRLRLKAHLDHCSACRTLHDQTDHDLLLNLLTQPVVSEQSPSQRPWLRYVLIALLALFAGWLGFQTGRVVWAAMTIRQNLEAMRLPTVVATPTPAMSVVAFTPLSSPQPLNVIQPTSVVPTAVSAAITPAITPTSIVRDVTIAASATPIRLPGIDGRMPVPTLMPTVGVNLPSSDVIHILLLGSDRRPGEGWATRADAIMVVRIEMATRRVALLSLPRDLIVAIPGYGYGRINSATVYGEQNPAIGGAELARRTVSQLLGLPIDHVVWADFTGFMAAVDAIGGIEVELAQPIYDPLYPTMDYGVTSVYFPAGKQWLDGAQALILSRTRHADSAYAREARQQMILLAIARRIREQDPVRQVELAAHVTTALRPHIRTDLSADDLLGLVWSLRDVNLASVERFALDADGVFEGLIEGDPYALTPRPGAIEALVQAFVRGK
- a CDS encoding alpha/beta hydrolase family protein, whose amino-acid sequence is MHLSRRLWWIGLLVAMLGLIAPATAAPIRNNIIDVDQFGDESDLPPNLLSDEEIERIDRLQNDATTPLAISDVSPDDGAVLISSANQFGFLDIETGDTVPVDAAVFDFFVPLPFLGFGQFSWQDERTLGVLAVNFFAVGNEDAFVTLSIDRYTGEVFATAVGIPDENIGIVSVAPNLTSWLIVREPPEAEEVEAEGFTIRHTLGLPSTVAARVNRIELPARLQRRVDLLRQQRPDLVSRLLFQQQQDGNTVEATRAPYDLFLYDATTGEERYVTSIPYASGLLNETWTSDSAYLAVSFFGVPDAEGRSFYNGSLFSEEIYRDVTGNLPPGQNPVIQNNNTYVIDFASGQTQVIRPDPALGAPILEAHDWAPGGQSLLIKAHHPAYLQGRTHPVYYPRFSSRTSFRFYDRGSDGQFRQTGTFEHPMLSGGDVAFAFSIADFVSPDEIIVRGVVGSNRHPYYYNRVSGELRNLADRAGAYYNVVSTSSSTRQIVFTHTSYTSPPDIYRLRWDGTALARLTWENEELRVEANLRQDPVTFTLRNGQVRVGTLIQSADAPFPPRDVRLIVWQEGGPNVPMINQWQANVENPYALLPSFGFALLITPVAGRHGYTPAVYNSLVDRGNFGQIDIDEQAEIVRQAIARGWTSAGKIGITGCSYGGYFVLQSIVRYPDLYAAANPQCAFIDLISDWALGSGPLVPYMEGLPPYKAISEYVKDSPSYGADRVKAAVLTFHGTDDFLPIVQNENFHLQLVNRGVPARMVRFIFEGHGLSMAENQLYAAQEQISWFRTHLK
- the apaG gene encoding Co2+/Mg2+ efflux protein ApaG, with translation MRRPFYYRLSEGMRISVRPQYLPGHSFPPLQRFVFAYDVRIENISRRTAQLMSRRWLIYDSIGEELEVVGDGVVGLQPVLGPGDVHEYQSYCVLKSPRGWMEGEYFFRTLDNTTFAAIIPRFDLIADAEMIDDEERL
- a CDS encoding ferredoxin → MPYIIAEPCIGTKDASCVAVCPVDCIYEGDDQYYINPDECIDCGACEPECPVEAIFADDSVPEQWKSYIEKNRKFFEG
- a CDS encoding Rqc2 family fibronectin-binding protein, which gives rise to MYFDALTLTAVVEELRATVLDGRIQRVVLVGPLAIGLEVYRQGRRHYLLASADAQMARIHLISQRPTRGVDGETPFLLLLRKYVLGGRIVNIEQPPYERVVVLSITKPTESRKQTFDPDELIADDDNDDDLTADADHLLHCDLIVEPQDRRSNIILVDDNNIILDAIKRVSPRMSSRVVLPRRVYELPPPPDKRDPLRASAAEIEHLLGKGEPVKALVNAYRGVSPQIAREVLTRACGSIPQAGLALPAYTIAARLREIFAEPPAPHLVRNEQGPVAFAPYYPSHLAGDGATITVMPGMSAALEAFYTARQQPLGRDQRRADLLNRLRASREHIERQRDQIAAELARTAELDRLRWEGEMIFAFLHQLPPQATELVVEGERIALDPKRSPVEQAQERFRAYEKAKSARAILPERLAEIEQRLAGIDQFIALAAVADDSNQIDQIAAEAEEAGYLRSSATRRPPVRSRPLLIRSSDGLPIYVGRTARQNEEVTFRIARPTDWWLHARNIHGAHVIIRADHPPEQTIYEAAALAAYYSQARDDTAVEVDLCRRRAVRKIPGGPIGLVSYHPERTLRVRPQRCGEVVQKW
- a CDS encoding guanylate kinase; this encodes MEPFLNPILQGKPPQPLLVVISGPSGVGKDSVLMRMRELGFPFHFVVTANSRPQRPGEIDGVDYHFVTTERFREMIENDELLEWAEVYGQYKGIPKFEIRQAMASGRDVILRINVDGAATIKRLAPEAVFIFLAPASLDELRHRLLLRRTESPAEVERRLAMVADELAQLPNFDYVVINHADRLDEAVGQIRAIISAEKARVYPRRISL